In Pectobacterium brasiliense, the genomic stretch TGCCGAGTTGCAGCAATCGCAGCTGTTTCAGGCTTTCCGTCAGGCCGACACCAGTATTTCGCGCCGTCATGGCGGTACGGGGCTTGGGCTGGTCATTACCCAGCGTCTGGTCAAAGAGATGGGGGGCGATATCAGTTTCCAGAGCCAGCTCAACAAGGGATCGACCTTCTGGTTCCATATCACGCTGCCGCTCAACCCGCACGCCATGCCGACCGAGCCGGCCTACACGATGCTGCAAGGCAAACATCTGGCCTACGTTGAGTACCACCCCATCGCCGCGCAGGCCACGCTGGATATCCTGAGCCAGACGCCGCTGATCGTGAGCTACAGCCCGACGTTTGAGCAGCTGCCGGAAGGGGAATTCGATATCCTGCTGCTCGGTATTCCCGTGCAATATCGCAACACCCTACTCGACTACACGCCCAGACTGCGCGATATCTGCCGCCGTTCGCCCTGTGTGATTCTGGCACTGCCCAGCCTCGCGCAAATGGATGCCGAACAGTTGAAAACCTTCGGCGTACATGCCTGCCTGAGCAAGCCGCTCGCCGCGTCACGCCTGCTGCCACTGTTACAGGACAGCACGCTGTTCCAACTCTCTTTTCTGCCGGACGATGCCGCATCGCACCAGAGTGTCGTACGCCATCCCGCCCGTTTGCCGCTGAGTGTGATGGCGGTGGATGACAATCCCGCTAATCTGAAACTGATCGGCACGCTGCTGGAAGAGCAGGTCGAGACGATTATTTTGTGCGAAAGCGGACAAGATGCGATTGCACAGGCAGAACTGAATCAGTTCGACGTTATTCTCATGGATATCCAGATGCCGGGTATGGACGGCATTTGCGCCAGCGAGTTGATCCGTCAGATCCCTCACCATGCCACCACGCCGATCATCGCGGTGACGGCGCAGACCATGACGGGTGAACGCGAGCACCTGCTGCGTTCGGGCATGGATGACTATCTGGCTAAGCCTATAGATGAACAGATGCTGAAAAGCGTGCTGACACGTCATGCACGGCAAGATCCGTTGAAGCGCAATCGGGGCGATATGACGGGATTACTGAACGAGCACGACGATAGTCAGCTATCACTCGACTGGGCGCTGGCGCAGCAACAGGCGGCCAACAAGCCAGAACTGGCACGTGACCTACTGCAAATGCTATTGGATTTCTTGCCGGAGGTTCAGCGGAAGATAGAAAACGTGCTGAAGGGTCAGACGGATGATGACATCATCGACCTGGTTCATAAACTACACGGCAGTTGCAGCTACAGCGGCGTTCCGCGCCTGCAACGCATCTGCCGCTATCTGGAACAACAGCTGCGTAAAGGCGTTCACGCCAGCGATCTGGAACCCGAATGGCTGGAGTTGCTGGACGAAATCGACAACGTCAACAAAGCCGCCCAGCCGCATATCAAACCGATGCATTCGTAGAATTTCAACTAATTGAAAGTATTATCAAATAATCTATAAGTGATCTCTGCTGATACTCTGTTACTGCTTATGTTCAGGTAGATCAGTGTTAATAAATCTCATTATCATCATCTAGTTTTTATCGATAATTTAGTATTTAAATCTAAAAACGATATATATTTAAGTAAATAACGACGTTACAAGATCACACTTCTACCCCTTTTTGGTTACTTAACCCTACCCTCTTGATCGATATCAATCCCACACTATTAGCATGCCTTTATGGTTAGCAAGGTAAGCAAAGTGGGATAATAATCATGAATAAAATTATTGAAGACCTTTTACACCAGGAAATATCTCGTCGGGACGCGGTGATCGATGCCGTGAAAATCAGTTCTGCGGTAGCGATTACCAGCGCCATCGCCTTGCCGTTTTCTGCTCATGCACAACCTACGGTGATGCCAACCGGCGTGGTGAACGAAAATGAAACCGTGCGCCACAGTGCCTGTCTGGTTAACTGTGGCAGTCGCTGTCCACTTAAGGTGATTGTGAAGGACGATCGCATCGTGCGTATCGAACCGGAAGATGCCAAAGATGACAGCATATTCGGTGAACATCAGATTCGCCCTTGTCTGCGCGGGCGCTCTAACCGCTGGCGTGTTTACAGCCCGGATCGCATCAAATACCCGATGAAGCGGGTCGGTAAACGTGGCGAGGGCAAGTTTAAACGCATCAGTTGGGAAGAGGCGACCGCGTTTGTCGCATCGGAAATGAAGCGCATTGCCGAAAAGTATGGCAATGAGGCGATCTACTACAACTACCAATCCGGTGCCTATTACCATAATCAGGGAACACACGCGTGGAAACGCTTGCTGAACCTGACGGGCGGCTACCTTAACTATCACAACACGTACTCAACTGCGCAAATTGCTACCGCCACGCCGTACACCCACGGCACCTACGTCGGCAGCCACTTTACACAAATTGCCCATTCCGATCTGGTGGTGTTTTTCGGCCTGAACTTATCGGAAACCCGCATGTCCGGTGGCGGGCAGGTGGAAGAGTTGCGCCGTGCGCTGGAAGCTTCACAGGCCCGCGTAGTAATCATCGATCCGCGTTACACCGATTCGGTAATCACCGAACATGCCGAGTGGCTGGCGATTCGTCCTACCACCGATGCGGCGCTGGTCGCCGGGTTAGCGCATACCCTGATTACTGAGAACCTGATCGACGAAGCGCAAATCAACCGTTACAGCGTCGGGTTCGATGCCAGCACGTTGCCTGCGTCTGCGACGCCGAATGCCAGCTATAAGGATTACATTCTGGGAACCGGACCAGATGGCATCACTAAAACGCCGGAATGGGCAGCCAATGTCACCGGCATTCCGGCTGCGCGAATTCGTCAACTAGCGCGGGAAATCGCGGGCGCGCGCGCGCCTGCTATATCGGCCAGGGCTGGGGGCCCCAGCGCCACGCCAACGGTGAACAAACCGTACGCGCCATCCAAACGTTACCAGCGCTTACCGGCCATTTTGGGCTACCAGGCACCAACAACGGCAACTGGCCTTATGGCACGCCTTACGGTGTCCCAACCTTGCCGGTAGGCAGCAATCCGATTAAAACCTCGATTCCCTGCTATCTCTGGACCGATGCCATCCTTAACCCAGAGAAAATGACCGCCACCACCATGGGTGTGAAAGGGGTCGATAAGCTACGTGCCGGCATTAAAATGGTGGTCAATCAGGCAGGGCAGGCGCTATTGAATCAGCACGGCGATATCAACCGTACGCGTAAAATCCTGGCCGACGACACGCTGTGTGAAACCATCGTGGTGATTGATAACCACATGACACCCAGTGCCAAGTTTGCCGATATCCTGCTGCCGGAAACCAGCTATCTGGAAGCGGAAGATCTGGTTGATAGCTCATATTCAACCGGCTCGCATAACTACATGATCGCCATCCAAAAAACCATCACGCCGATGTGGGAAGTGCGTAGCACCTACGACATCTGCGCCGATATTGCCGATCATCTGGGGCTGAAGGAAAAATTCACTGAAGGCCGTACTCAGGCGCAGTGGGTAGAAAAGCATTATCAGCAGGTGAAAGAGAAGCGCGCCTATTTGCCGGAATGGTCGGTGGCGAAAGAGAAAGGCGTGATCGATCAACAGATCGCAACGGAAAAACAGAGTATTGCCTTCCTGGATTTTCGGGCCGACCCACAAGCTAATCCGTTAAAAACGCCGTCGGGCAAGATTGAGATCTATTCCGAAGCGTTGGCCAAGCTGGCACAAACCTGGACGCTGCCGGAGGGCGATCGTATTCCGCCGATCCCTGAATTCTGCGTGGTGCGCGAATCTCATCTCAATAAAACGATGACGGCCAAATATCCTCTGCAACTTAGTGGATTTCATACCAAGGGGCATACGCACTCAACGTACAGCAACGTGCAATTCCTGCATGAAGCGGCTCCGGATGAAGTCTGGATCAACCCGATCGATGCGGCTGCACGCCAGTTGAAATCTGGCGATCGCGTTCGCGTGTTTAACGATCGCGGCGTTGTGGAAATTCCCTGCAAAGTCACGCAGCGCATTTTGCCCGGCGTCGCCGCCATGCCGCAAGGTGCCTGGACGCGCCTTGACAGCATGGGCGTCGATGTCGGTGGGTGCATTAACACCCTGACTTCCCAGGAACCGTCGCCGCTGGCGAAAGGTAATCCACAACACACCAACCTGGTTGAGATTCAGCGCGCTTAAGGGGATATGACAGATGACACAATATGGCTTTTACGTTGACTCCTCGCGCTGTTCGGGTTGCAAAACCTGTCAGGTAAGTTGCAAGGATAATAAAGATCTCGATCTTGGCCCGAAACTGCGCCGCGTGTATGAATACGGCGGCGGCAGTTGGATAAAAGAGGGTGAATCCTGGCAAAACGACACCTACAGCTACTACCTGTCGATTGCCTGTAACCACTGTGACGATCCCACCTGTGTGGCGGGTTGCCCAACAGGTGCCATGCACAAGCGGAAGGAAGATGGGCTGGTGCTGGTGGATGAGAACGTGTGCGTTGGCTGCCGTTACTGTGAGATGCGTTGCCCCTACGGTGCACCGCAGTTTGATGCACACGCCAAGGTGATGCGCAAATGCGACGGCTGCCTGGATCGCTTGCAGAAAAACCTGCGCCCGATTTGTGTGGACTCCTGTCCGCAACGCGCGCTAGATTTTGGCCCCATCGACGAACTGCGTGCCAAATATGGCAGCGAAAATGAGATTGCACCGTTACCTTCTGCGTCGTTGACGCACCCGAATCTGATCGTCAAACCGCACCCCAAAGCGCGGCCGAGTGGCGATAAAGACGGTGCTATTCAAAACTTGCAGGAGGTGCGTCATGCATGAATTGCCTTTGGTCTTTTTTACCGTGCTCACGCAGAGTGCGGTGGGGGCGTTTATCCTGTTGTTGGTCGCCGGTATAACAAAACAGGTGGACGCGCGTCCGTTGGCAACCGGGCTTTTTGCCGTGATGTGCCTGTTCGGCCTGGCGCTGCCGATTGCGGGGCTCCATCTCGGACAACCGCTGCGCGCGATGAACGTGCTGCTGCGTACCGGTTACTCACCGATGAGCGACGAAATAGTCCTCTCCTCACTGTTTTGTACCTTAGGTGGGCTGGGCGCGCTTGGGTTATTGCTTAACCGCGGTGGGCAGCGCCTGTTTACCGCGCTGACGTGGGCCGCCGCCGTGGTGGGCGTGTTGTTCCTGTTGGCCATCCCGCGTATCTACCAGTTACCGACAGTGACAACCTGGAACACCGGCTACACACCGCTGATGATGCTGCTGACACCGATGATTGGCGGCGGCGCACTGGCGGCAGTGCTCGGTGCACGCCGTATTGGGCTGACCGTTAGCGTGTTGGCAACGCTGGCAAGCTTCTGCCTGCGTCCGGGCTATATGGCCACTCTAATGAACGCAGATAGCGCGCTAACCAGCGCACAACTTGCCTGGTTCAGCGCACAGGCAATCCTGCTCGCGATAGGTGTCGCCGGGGGGCTGGTGCATGTTCGTTATAAAACCGGGCGCTCGCTGCTGGCTGCCTGTGCGCTGGTGGTGATTGCCGCCGAGTTGGCGGGCCGTGTCGCGTTCTACAATCTGTGGACGTTGCCGATGTAATGCCATGCCGCCCTGTATGTCATGCGGGGCGGCATCCTAAGGGGAACTATGATGTCATCTATTGCTGTGTTGCCACGTTTTCTGGGCGCACTTTTTTACTATCCGCCCACGTCCC encodes the following:
- a CDS encoding DMSO/selenate family reductase complex B subunit, which translates into the protein MTQYGFYVDSSRCSGCKTCQVSCKDNKDLDLGPKLRRVYEYGGGSWIKEGESWQNDTYSYYLSIACNHCDDPTCVAGCPTGAMHKRKEDGLVLVDENVCVGCRYCEMRCPYGAPQFDAHAKVMRKCDGCLDRLQKNLRPICVDSCPQRALDFGPIDELRAKYGSENEIAPLPSASLTHPNLIVKPHPKARPSGDKDGAIQNLQEVRHA
- the barA gene encoding two-component sensor histidine kinase BarA, producing the protein MTKYSLRARMLILILAPTLMIGLLLSSFFVIHRYNQLQSQLADSGTSIIEPLATISAYAITHRQMDTIPALINTLHRRHSAIIRTISVFDARNQLLATTNVRNNVTLQPLSGDALAHNKLHLHYTNDALILHMPIVNDSEFMPGGTTPVLPGTATPLGYLVIELDTSTIRLQQYQEIFIAALLLLLSLGAAVIFAYRLMRDVTTPIRNMVDTVDRIRRGQLDSRVEGYMLGELDMLKNGINSMAMSLTAYHEEMQQNIDQATYDLRETLEQMEIQNVELDLAKKRAQEAARIKSEFLANMSHELRTPLNGVIGFTRQTLKTPLNTTQTDYLLTIERSANNLLNIINDVLDFSKLEAGKLVLEDIPFSLHSTLDDVVMLLAHTAHEKGLELTLSIQNDVPEQFVGDPLRIQQIITNLLGNAIKFTEQGNIDIRVEKRRQESHQVQLEVQIRDTGIGIAELQQSQLFQAFRQADTSISRRHGGTGLGLVITQRLVKEMGGDISFQSQLNKGSTFWFHITLPLNPHAMPTEPAYTMLQGKHLAYVEYHPIAAQATLDILSQTPLIVSYSPTFEQLPEGEFDILLLGIPVQYRNTLLDYTPRLRDICRRSPCVILALPSLAQMDAEQLKTFGVHACLSKPLAASRLLPLLQDSTLFQLSFLPDDAASHQSVVRHPARLPLSVMAVDDNPANLKLIGTLLEEQVETIILCESGQDAIAQAELNQFDVILMDIQMPGMDGICASELIRQIPHHATTPIIAVTAQTMTGEREHLLRSGMDDYLAKPIDEQMLKSVLTRHARQDPLKRNRGDMTGLLNEHDDSQLSLDWALAQQQAANKPELARDLLQMLLDFLPEVQRKIENVLKGQTDDDIIDLVHKLHGSCSYSGVPRLQRICRYLEQQLRKGVHASDLEPEWLELLDEIDNVNKAAQPHIKPMHS
- a CDS encoding dimethyl sulfoxide reductase anchor subunit family protein, giving the protein MHELPLVFFTVLTQSAVGAFILLLVAGITKQVDARPLATGLFAVMCLFGLALPIAGLHLGQPLRAMNVLLRTGYSPMSDEIVLSSLFCTLGGLGALGLLLNRGGQRLFTALTWAAAVVGVLFLLAIPRIYQLPTVTTWNTGYTPLMMLLTPMIGGGALAAVLGARRIGLTVSVLATLASFCLRPGYMATLMNADSALTSAQLAWFSAQAILLAIGVAGGLVHVRYKTGRSLLAACALVVIAAELAGRVAFYNLWTLPM